The Verrucomicrobiota bacterium JB022 genome includes a region encoding these proteins:
- a CDS encoding sigma-54 dependent transcriptional regulator → MAATVLIVDDEKHTREGLMLALEDDYDVYLAADADEAFRLLDSEDFDVVLTDLRMAGKNGMKVIDHAIKRPKQPIVIMMTAYGNVETAVEAMKRGAFDFLPKPVNLEKLEIIIRRALQSRQTEQRVQQLEERLDRKYSFGNIVGHSHALQAVLEKVKLVAPTRTSVLIEGETGTGKELIAQAIHQNSDRARRPFVPVHCAALAANLLESELFGHERGAFTGATERRIGRFEAADGGTLFLDEIGEIDTSTQVKLLRFLETRTFERLGSNKPIKVDVRLVAATNRDLEKMARHGEFRDDLLFRLNVVTLHLPALRERKDDIPVLLRTFVDQFAQENGLEAPSFDARAMQRLVDYPWPGNIRELRNFAENIVVLKRGDELTEYDLDAKFLNPEAAAQRSTNGQKSDNGDDAEPRGRAFDVEANEKRLLRNALVQARGNRTRAAELLGMSRRTLHRKLHQWPELDPRGQA, encoded by the coding sequence ATGGCAGCGACCGTTCTGATTGTGGATGACGAGAAGCACACCCGCGAGGGGCTGATGCTGGCGCTGGAGGACGACTACGACGTCTATCTGGCGGCCGACGCCGACGAGGCCTTCCGGCTGCTCGACAGCGAGGACTTCGACGTGGTGCTGACGGATCTGCGCATGGCCGGCAAGAACGGCATGAAGGTGATCGACCACGCGATCAAGCGCCCGAAGCAGCCCATTGTGATCATGATGACGGCCTACGGCAACGTGGAGACGGCCGTTGAGGCGATGAAGCGCGGTGCGTTCGACTTCCTGCCCAAGCCGGTCAACCTCGAAAAGCTGGAGATCATTATCCGCCGCGCGCTGCAGAGCCGGCAGACGGAGCAGCGCGTGCAGCAGCTGGAAGAGCGGCTCGACCGCAAATACAGCTTTGGCAACATCGTCGGCCATTCGCATGCGCTGCAGGCCGTGCTGGAGAAGGTCAAGCTGGTCGCGCCCACCCGGACCTCCGTGCTGATCGAGGGCGAGACGGGCACCGGCAAGGAGCTGATCGCCCAGGCCATTCACCAGAACAGCGACCGCGCACGTCGTCCCTTTGTGCCGGTGCACTGCGCCGCCCTCGCGGCCAACCTGTTGGAGAGCGAGCTGTTCGGGCACGAGCGCGGGGCTTTTACGGGTGCGACGGAGCGCCGCATCGGGCGCTTTGAGGCAGCCGACGGCGGCACGCTCTTCCTCGACGAAATCGGCGAGATCGACACCAGCACGCAGGTCAAGCTGTTGCGTTTTCTGGAGACGCGCACCTTCGAGCGCCTGGGCAGCAACAAGCCGATCAAGGTGGACGTGCGCCTCGTAGCCGCGACCAACCGCGACCTCGAAAAGATGGCGCGCCACGGCGAGTTCCGCGACGATCTTCTCTTCCGCCTCAATGTGGTGACGCTCCACCTGCCCGCGCTGCGCGAGCGCAAGGACGACATCCCCGTGCTGCTGCGGACCTTCGTTGACCAGTTTGCGCAGGAAAACGGGCTGGAGGCGCCGAGCTTTGACGCGCGCGCGATGCAGCGGCTGGTCGACTACCCGTGGCCGGGCAACATCCGCGAGCTGCGCAACTTCGCCGAAAACATCGTGGTGCTGAAGCGTGGCGACGAGCTGACCGAATACGACCTCGACGCCAAGTTCCTCAACCCTGAGGCGGCGGCCCAGCGGTCGACCAACGGCCAGAAGTCAGACAACGGCGACGATGCCGAGCCGCGGGGGCGCGCGTTTGACGTGGAGGCGAATGAAAAGCGCCTGCTACGCAATGCCCTCGTGCAGGCGCGGGGCAACCGCACGCGCGCGGCCGAGCTGCTGGGCATGAGCCGGCGCACCCTGCACCGTAAGCTGCACCAGTGGCCGGAACTCGACCCGCGCGGGCAAGCCTGA
- a CDS encoding TonB-dependent receptor, with protein sequence MTDPASSRRAWLRFARASTLSLALLGALPLSAQDAVSTAGTPPEDEIFELEAFEISGLRQSLYSAQYRKRESIEFVDAIVADDIGKLPDTNVTEALQRVTGIQITRDRGEGSSVTIRGLSQVQTTMNGREAFTAGGGRGLDFQDMPSELVSAIEVFKTPSANMIEGGLGGTVNIITHKPFDFEDFTASATVKGHYGEMIDEISPQVTGLVSDRWKVGKGEMGALINYSYQEREYRSDLMDPGNPTPRTDLIDGETVYISNGVFEPVTGGKRTRKGLHAALQWRPNDELEFYGEYSFTDFTTQEQTHGLSMALSDQPVAGSVELFPGTQDVRRASFENTGFTVLSFLRPTKSESSQFAVGGSWRHDRWTIKGDLSYTEAVSQLIFNGVFLNGQVDQYTMDVGGDVASTMVTGTDLLDPSIYQVRTLSYTQQNHRGDQIAGSLDATYEIGSGFWDSVEFGARYAARRADNRDGTLSRNQDIALPGADNTSLLREHPWGDFFPDDRDIPMLRNYVVADLSKVQGGYRNWDQFGVSNAAPNLRPLSVWEMQEDTTAGYAMLNYRKDSGLKFDGNIGARVVGTSHKVSGFRPIPETGESVPLDRSTDYVDFLPSLNARLHLADDLFLRMAASKTITRPRFSQLSPSLTLLRNTTNPAQNQGSAGNPELDPMRSDSLDISLEKYFSGTTSVYLAGFYKEVEGFPTSVVATETHEGEQYQISRPQNMGKATIKGIEVGYQQFFDFLPGWLSGFGIQANYTYVDSESDSSVTGLTTPLDSLSEHSYNIVGMYENDKFSARIAYNWRDSFFSGTQNIVGLERPVPIYWESYGWLDASVSYDVTENATLSLQGTNLLNTMREAYFGQETRRHQYTIDDVQVIMALTIRI encoded by the coding sequence TTGACTGATCCTGCATCTTCCCGCCGTGCCTGGCTGCGCTTTGCCCGCGCCAGCACCCTTTCCCTCGCCCTGCTGGGCGCCTTGCCGCTGAGCGCGCAGGATGCCGTTTCCACCGCTGGCACCCCGCCCGAAGACGAGATCTTCGAGCTCGAAGCCTTCGAGATTTCGGGTCTGCGCCAGTCGCTTTATTCGGCCCAGTACCGCAAGCGCGAGTCGATTGAATTTGTCGACGCCATCGTGGCAGACGACATCGGCAAGCTGCCCGACACCAACGTGACCGAAGCCCTCCAGCGGGTCACCGGCATCCAGATTACCCGCGACCGGGGCGAGGGCTCCAGCGTGACGATTCGCGGCCTTTCGCAGGTGCAGACGACGATGAACGGTCGTGAGGCCTTTACCGCCGGTGGCGGACGCGGTCTTGACTTCCAGGACATGCCGTCGGAGCTCGTATCGGCAATCGAGGTGTTCAAGACGCCGTCGGCCAACATGATCGAAGGCGGCCTGGGCGGCACCGTCAACATCATCACCCACAAGCCGTTCGACTTTGAAGACTTCACCGCCTCGGCCACGGTCAAGGGCCACTACGGCGAGATGATCGACGAGATTTCGCCGCAAGTCACCGGCCTCGTCAGCGACCGCTGGAAGGTGGGCAAGGGCGAGATGGGCGCGCTGATCAACTACTCGTATCAGGAGCGCGAATACCGGAGCGATTTGATGGACCCGGGCAACCCGACCCCGCGCACGGACTTGATCGACGGCGAAACTGTTTACATCTCCAACGGTGTTTTTGAGCCAGTGACGGGGGGCAAGCGCACGCGCAAGGGCCTCCATGCCGCCTTGCAGTGGCGCCCCAACGACGAGCTGGAGTTTTACGGCGAATACAGCTTTACTGATTTTACCACGCAGGAGCAGACGCACGGCCTCTCGATGGCCCTGTCCGATCAGCCGGTCGCGGGCTCGGTGGAGCTATTCCCCGGCACACAGGATGTGCGCCGCGCTTCGTTTGAGAATACGGGCTTCACGGTCCTCAGCTTCCTGCGCCCGACAAAGAGCGAGTCGTCGCAATTCGCAGTGGGCGGCTCCTGGCGGCACGACCGCTGGACGATCAAGGGCGACCTCAGCTACACCGAGGCCGTCAGCCAGTTGATCTTCAACGGTGTCTTCCTCAATGGGCAGGTCGACCAATACACAATGGATGTGGGCGGAGACGTTGCTTCCACGATGGTTACAGGCACCGACCTGCTCGACCCGAGCATTTATCAAGTCAGGACGCTCAGCTATACGCAGCAGAACCACCGGGGCGACCAGATCGCCGGTTCTCTGGATGCCACTTATGAAATTGGCAGCGGTTTTTGGGATAGTGTTGAGTTTGGTGCGCGTTATGCCGCCCGCCGAGCCGACAATCGCGATGGCACGCTGTCGCGTAACCAAGATATCGCATTGCCGGGCGCGGACAACACCAGCCTGCTCCGCGAACACCCTTGGGGCGATTTCTTCCCGGACGACCGGGACATCCCGATGCTGCGCAACTACGTGGTGGCCGACCTCTCCAAAGTGCAGGGCGGCTACCGCAACTGGGACCAGTTTGGCGTGTCCAACGCCGCACCCAACCTTCGCCCGCTCTCGGTCTGGGAAATGCAGGAAGACACCACCGCCGGGTATGCGATGCTCAACTACCGCAAAGACAGCGGCTTGAAGTTCGACGGCAACATCGGCGCCCGGGTGGTCGGCACCAGCCATAAGGTTTCCGGCTTCCGCCCGATCCCGGAAACGGGAGAGAGTGTGCCACTCGACCGAAGCACGGACTACGTGGACTTCTTGCCGAGCCTCAACGCCCGCCTTCATCTGGCCGACGACCTGTTCCTGCGCATGGCTGCCTCCAAAACGATTACGCGGCCCCGCTTCAGCCAGCTCTCGCCTTCGTTGACGCTCCTTCGTAACACTACTAACCCGGCCCAGAATCAGGGTTCGGCGGGCAATCCGGAGCTGGACCCCATGCGCTCCGACAGCTTGGATATCTCACTCGAAAAGTATTTCAGCGGCACGACTTCCGTCTACCTCGCAGGCTTTTACAAGGAGGTGGAAGGCTTCCCGACCTCGGTCGTCGCTACGGAAACACACGAGGGCGAGCAGTATCAGATCAGCCGTCCGCAGAACATGGGCAAGGCCACGATCAAGGGCATCGAGGTCGGTTACCAGCAATTCTTCGACTTCCTGCCGGGCTGGCTGAGCGGCTTTGGTATCCAGGCCAACTACACCTATGTAGACAGCGAGAGCGACAGCAGCGTCACGGGCCTGACGACGCCGCTCGATTCCCTCTCCGAGCACAGCTACAATATCGTGGGCATGTATGAGAACGATAAGTTCTCCGCCCGTATCGCCTACAACTGGCGCGACTCGTTCTTCAGCGGCACGCAGAACATCGTTGGCCTCGAAAGGCCGGTGCCGATCTACTGGGAGTCTTACGGCTGGCTCGACGCTTCCGTCAGCTACGACGTGACGGAAAATGCCACGCTCTCCCTCCAGGGCACCAATCTGCTCAATACGATGCGTGAGGCCTACTTTGGCCAGGAGACTCGCCGCCACCAGTACACGATCGACGACGTGCAGGTGATCATGGCGTTGACCATTCGGATCTAG